One window from the genome of Acinetobacter sp. ANC 7912 encodes:
- the gltX gene encoding glutamate--tRNA ligase, which yields MTVRTRIAPSPTGFPHVGTAYIALFNLCFAKQHGGEFILRIEDTDQLRSTPESEKMILDSLRWLGLNWSEGPDVGGPHAPYRQSERMDIYRKYAEELVDKGHAFYCFATAQELDEMRAEQQARGETPRYDGRGLKLSKEEVARRLAAGEPHVIRMKVPTEGVCKFNDMLRGEVEIPWAQVDMQILLKTDGLPTYHLANVVDDHLMQITHVIRGEEWIPSAPKHQLLYKYFGWDMPVLCHMPLLRNPDKSKLSKRKNPTSINYYKDIGVLPEALLNYLGRMGWSMPDEREKFTLAEMIENFDINRVSLGGPIFDVEKLNWLNGQWIKSLSPAELLDTLLAWKADRAKLEEIAAAIQPRINLLSEAVNWSAHYFNHFPTLTKEQFESKKLTEEQIRQSLQFAIWRLESQFTWNNDTVSQTLMDLASQMGIKLRDFMPTFFMAIAGSTASTPVMQTMVTIGPDLTFARLRHALEIVGGPSKKELKAWEKLNESLKLPKNDAVDEA from the coding sequence ATGACTGTTCGTACTCGTATTGCTCCATCTCCTACAGGCTTTCCCCATGTAGGAACTGCCTATATCGCCCTGTTTAACCTGTGCTTTGCCAAACAGCACGGCGGTGAATTCATCCTCCGTATTGAAGATACTGACCAGCTGCGCTCTACCCCTGAATCTGAAAAAATGATTCTGGATTCTTTACGCTGGTTAGGCCTGAACTGGTCTGAAGGTCCGGATGTGGGCGGTCCACACGCCCCATACCGTCAATCAGAACGTATGGACATCTACCGCAAATATGCCGAAGAGCTGGTGGATAAAGGTCATGCGTTCTACTGTTTCGCGACTGCACAAGAACTGGACGAAATGCGTGCTGAACAGCAAGCCCGTGGTGAAACCCCACGTTATGACGGCCGTGGTCTAAAACTTTCTAAAGAAGAAGTTGCACGTCGTCTGGCTGCAGGTGAACCGCACGTGATCCGTATGAAAGTGCCAACCGAAGGTGTATGTAAATTTAATGACATGCTGCGTGGTGAAGTGGAAATTCCATGGGCACAAGTGGACATGCAGATCCTACTGAAAACGGACGGTCTGCCAACTTATCACCTGGCAAATGTGGTCGATGACCATCTGATGCAGATCACTCACGTGATCCGCGGTGAAGAGTGGATTCCATCTGCGCCAAAACACCAGTTGCTATACAAATACTTTGGCTGGGACATGCCAGTGCTGTGCCACATGCCACTGCTGCGTAACCCAGACAAATCTAAATTGTCTAAACGTAAAAACCCAACTTCAATCAACTACTACAAAGATATCGGTGTACTGCCAGAAGCACTGTTGAACTACTTGGGTCGTATGGGCTGGTCAATGCCAGACGAACGTGAAAAATTCACTCTGGCTGAAATGATTGAAAACTTCGACATTAACCGTGTGTCTCTGGGTGGTCCAATCTTCGACGTAGAAAAACTCAACTGGCTCAATGGTCAGTGGATCAAATCACTTTCTCCTGCAGAGCTGCTAGATACCCTGCTTGCTTGGAAAGCGGATCGTGCCAAACTGGAAGAAATTGCTGCTGCAATCCAGCCACGTATTAACCTGCTGTCTGAAGCGGTGAACTGGTCTGCACATTATTTTAACCACTTCCCGACTCTGACCAAGGAACAGTTTGAAAGTAAAAAACTGACTGAAGAACAGATTCGTCAAAGCCTACAGTTCGCGATCTGGCGTCTGGAAAGCCAATTTACCTGGAACAATGACACCGTGAGCCAGACCTTGATGGATCTTGCGAGCCAGATGGGCATCAAGCTGCGTGATTTCATGCCGACATTCTTTATGGCGATTGCAGGTTCGACAGCTTCTACGCCTGTGATGCAAACCATGGTCACCATTGGCCCAGATCTAACTTTTGCCCGTCTGCGTCATGCGCTGGAAATCGTGGGTGGTCCAAGCAAAAAAGAGCTGAAAGCTTGGGAAAAACTCAATGAAAGTCTGAAATTGCCGAAAAATGATGCAGTTGATGAAGCTTAA
- a CDS encoding sulfate ABC transporter substrate-binding protein, which translates to MKKIIVSAIFAALSGATAQLACAKDFLNVSYDPTREFYQEYNEEFGKYWKQKTGQTVNFKQSHGGSGKQARSVVDGLQADVVTLALANDIEEIVNAGLINKGWQKEFPNNSAPYTSTIVFLVRKGNPKHIKDWNDLTKPGVEIITPNPKTGGAPRWIYLSAWGYALKQPGGNDAKARELVKKLYANVKVLDSGARGSLTTFAERGIGDVLLSWENEALLATQGLGKEKYEIVYPSISILAEPSVAIVDKTVAKNGNANLAKGYLNYLYSPKGQELAAKYHFRPRDQKAAAKYASQFPKIQTFTIDKVFGGWAKAQKTHFVNGAIYDQISSENRR; encoded by the coding sequence ATGAAAAAAATAATTGTATCAGCAATTTTCGCAGCGCTGTCGGGAGCCACAGCACAACTGGCTTGTGCTAAAGATTTCCTGAATGTCTCCTATGATCCAACCCGTGAATTCTACCAGGAATATAATGAAGAGTTCGGTAAGTACTGGAAACAGAAAACCGGACAAACGGTCAACTTTAAACAGTCACACGGTGGTTCAGGCAAGCAGGCGCGCTCGGTAGTAGATGGTTTGCAGGCGGATGTGGTGACTTTGGCGCTTGCAAATGACATTGAAGAAATCGTCAATGCAGGACTGATTAATAAAGGCTGGCAGAAAGAGTTTCCGAACAATTCGGCACCTTATACTTCAACCATTGTATTTCTGGTACGTAAGGGCAATCCAAAGCACATCAAAGATTGGAACGACCTGACCAAGCCAGGTGTAGAAATTATCACGCCAAACCCAAAAACTGGTGGCGCACCGCGCTGGATTTACCTCTCCGCTTGGGGCTATGCACTGAAACAGCCGGGTGGCAATGATGCCAAGGCGCGTGAACTGGTGAAAAAACTGTATGCCAATGTCAAAGTGCTGGATTCTGGCGCACGTGGTTCCTTGACCACTTTTGCTGAACGCGGTATTGGTGATGTGCTGCTGTCTTGGGAGAATGAAGCATTACTGGCGACCCAAGGTCTGGGCAAGGAAAAATATGAAATCGTTTATCCATCGATTTCGATTCTGGCTGAACCATCTGTTGCCATTGTCGACAAAACTGTGGCAAAAAATGGCAATGCCAACCTGGCAAAAGGCTACCTGAACTACTTATATTCACCAAAAGGGCAGGAGCTGGCAGCGAAATACCATTTCCGTCCACGTGACCAAAAGGCTGCAGCGAAGTATGCCTCACAGTTCCCGAAAATCCAGACCTTTACTATCGATAAGGTATTTGGTGGCTGGGCCAAAGCACAGAAAACCCATTTCGTGAATGGCGCGATTTACGACCAGATTTCATCTGAAAACCGTCGTTAA
- a CDS encoding sulfate ABC transporter substrate-binding protein gives MKTQLKSVFSVALLATGLAFTATTSQAADREFLNVSYDATREFYDEFNKSFGAYWKSRTGINVNFKQSHGGSGKQARSVVDGLKADVVTLALANDIEEIVKSGQIKAGWQKRFPHNSAPYTSTIVFMVRKGNPKHIKDWNDLTKPGVEIITPNPKTGGLPRWVYLSAWGYAEKQPGGNKEKAKEFVGKMYKNVKVMDSAARASMTTFAERNIGDVLLTWENEALVTQKTLGKDKFDIIYPSLTILTEPSVAIVDRTVEKNGNKWLAQGYINYLYSPLGQDMAARYYYRPRNPKVLAKYAAQFPKIKTFTIDEVFGGWANAQKTHFANGGVFDQIYNSKR, from the coding sequence ATGAAAACTCAGTTAAAATCAGTATTTAGTGTTGCCTTATTGGCAACTGGTCTGGCATTTACTGCTACTACCTCTCAGGCTGCAGATCGTGAATTCCTAAACGTGTCTTATGATGCAACCCGTGAATTCTATGATGAATTCAATAAATCGTTTGGTGCTTACTGGAAAAGCCGTACCGGGATTAATGTGAACTTTAAACAGTCACATGGTGGTTCAGGCAAGCAGGCACGTTCTGTGGTGGATGGTCTGAAAGCCGATGTGGTGACCTTAGCGCTGGCCAATGACATTGAAGAAATCGTTAAATCTGGTCAGATCAAAGCCGGCTGGCAAAAACGCTTTCCGCATAACTCTGCGCCTTATACTTCAACCATCGTATTTATGGTACGTAAGGGCAATCCAAAACATATTAAAGACTGGAACGATCTGACCAAGCCGGGTGTGGAAATCATTACCCCAAACCCGAAAACTGGTGGTCTACCACGTTGGGTGTACCTGTCTGCATGGGGTTATGCAGAGAAACAGCCTGGCGGTAACAAGGAAAAAGCTAAAGAATTCGTCGGCAAAATGTATAAGAACGTGAAGGTTATGGACTCGGCTGCACGTGCATCGATGACCACATTTGCTGAACGTAATATTGGTGATGTATTGCTGACTTGGGAAAACGAAGCACTAGTCACACAAAAAACTTTGGGTAAAGACAAGTTTGACATCATTTATCCATCTTTAACCATTCTGACAGAGCCTTCTGTGGCGATCGTGGATCGTACCGTTGAGAAAAATGGCAATAAATGGTTAGCCCAAGGCTATATCAACTATTTATATTCTCCACTGGGGCAGGATATGGCAGCACGCTACTACTACCGTCCGCGTAATCCTAAAGTGTTAGCGAAATATGCTGCGCAGTTCCCGAAAATCAAAACTTTCACCATTGATGAAGTGTTTGGTGGCTGGGCCAATGCACAGAAAACTCACTTTGCCAATGGTGGGGTTTTCGACCAGATCTATAACTCAAAACGTTAA
- the rsmH gene encoding 16S rRNA (cytosine(1402)-N(4))-methyltransferase RsmH, with protein MSHISVLLHETVDALLAGRTTGIYVDGTFGRGGHTRLLLSKLDENSRVYAFDKDPQALEAAAELEKEDSRFQIIHASFAELKEELAKRGVELVDGVMADLGVSSPQLDQAERGFSFMKDGPLDMRMDNSQGPTAAEWLVNIEEEALANIIFQYGEERYSRRIAKAIKNAGYIATTGELAEIVKVAHPKWEKNKHAATRTFQAIRIAINKELEDIEVFLPQAVEVLKPEGRLAVISFHSLEDRLIKQFIQKESTLEEDSGWGMPQQQKDTRRLKKVSRIKASEEEVKANPRSRSAWLRVAERLA; from the coding sequence ATGTCCCATATTTCTGTATTGCTTCACGAAACCGTCGATGCCTTGTTGGCTGGTCGAACTACGGGAATTTATGTGGATGGAACTTTTGGACGCGGTGGTCATACCCGTTTGCTGCTGTCTAAATTAGATGAAAATTCTCGTGTTTATGCCTTTGATAAGGATCCTCAAGCACTCGAAGCGGCAGCAGAACTGGAAAAGGAAGATTCACGCTTTCAGATTATTCATGCCAGCTTTGCTGAGTTAAAAGAAGAGCTGGCAAAACGCGGTGTTGAACTGGTTGATGGGGTGATGGCTGATTTGGGTGTTTCTTCTCCGCAGCTGGATCAGGCGGAGCGCGGTTTCAGCTTTATGAAAGATGGTCCGCTGGACATGCGTATGGATAACTCGCAAGGTCCAACCGCAGCAGAATGGCTGGTGAATATTGAAGAAGAAGCCTTAGCGAATATTATTTTCCAGTATGGGGAAGAGCGTTATAGCCGCCGGATTGCCAAAGCCATTAAAAATGCCGGTTATATTGCAACGACAGGTGAGTTGGCAGAAATTGTGAAAGTAGCCCACCCAAAATGGGAAAAGAATAAACATGCGGCAACGCGAACTTTCCAGGCTATTCGTATTGCTATTAATAAAGAATTAGAAGATATTGAAGTTTTCCTGCCACAGGCGGTTGAGGTGCTAAAACCTGAAGGCCGTTTGGCAGTAATTAGCTTCCATTCACTGGAAGACCGTTTGATTAAACAATTTATTCAAAAAGAATCAACTTTAGAGGAAGACTCGGGCTGGGGGATGCCACAGCAACAGAAGGATACACGTCGACTGAAAAAAGTATCCCGGATCAAGGCCAGTGAGGAGGAAGTGAAAGCTAATCCTCGTTCGCGTAGTGCATGGCTCCGAGTGGCAGAAAGATTAGCTTGA
- a CDS encoding cell division protein FtsL — protein MKTEVVERKLKQAGTKKAIAYGILLMMVFVSAVFVVFQVFEYRQDYRKLSSYLRERDDLNAEWGRLLIEQQTFGATAQIGTRAVTQLRMYSPPISQTVVISLPQQTSDAKK, from the coding sequence ATGAAAACTGAAGTGGTCGAAAGGAAATTGAAGCAGGCAGGGACGAAGAAAGCCATTGCTTACGGCATTTTATTGATGATGGTATTCGTCAGTGCTGTATTTGTGGTGTTTCAGGTCTTTGAATATCGTCAGGATTATCGCAAGCTCAGCAGCTATTTGCGTGAACGTGATGACCTAAATGCAGAATGGGGGCGTCTGCTGATCGAGCAGCAAACCTTTGGCGCCACAGCTCAGATCGGAACCCGTGCTGTGACCCAGCTGCGTATGTATTCTCCACCGATTTCCCAGACTGTGGTAATTTCCCTGCCACAACAAACTTCAGATGCAAAAAAATAA
- the ftsI gene encoding penicillin-binding protein PBP3: MVDKKTKPVVRKKQSVTTKNTLSVDISRFYLMWAVVLLCFVALIGRAFYVQIVNKEFLQNKANAKILRSDKIKAMRGVIYDRNGIPLAISTPVMRVVIDPRDYFENQELYTKTMKELKKDPDNRKLKRQLPDKNLNLDELADAVGMDRAELRRKMDERKRSRYLILKKEVPPQQAELIMKRNFQGVYTEKNYKRYYPQPQPNSQIIGLTNSEGMGVEGLEMQLNTRLAGVDGEQQIVRDKKGNRIKDPEIIKEVEAGENITLSIDSRLQYIMYRELTAAGVANNARSATAIAVDVKTGEILAMTSWPSYNPNDKNSVSNKDAMRNRGAIDSFEPGSTMKPLTVAMALESGKYTANSVINTSPGSMRVGNHTIRDTHNYGPLTLGGIIQKSSNVGVSKIALSLPYETLPTFYKRLGFGQRSAVKFPGESAGLILPPSKWNVSEVATMSYGYGLNATVLQLADAYAMIANKGTKVPLSLYKLEEQPKGEQILDPKIAEQVLLMMESVTLPGGTAQQANIPGYRVAGKTGTAHKLRADRKGYSQSEYRALFAGIAPVSDPRLAMIVVVENPTGAYYGGLVAAPVFARVMQESLRLLNVPLDKPLESPKVQ, encoded by the coding sequence ATGGTAGACAAGAAAACCAAGCCAGTGGTACGCAAAAAGCAGTCCGTGACCACTAAGAATACGTTAAGCGTTGATATTAGCCGTTTTTATTTGATGTGGGCGGTGGTGCTATTGTGCTTCGTAGCCCTGATCGGACGTGCTTTCTATGTACAGATCGTCAATAAGGAATTCCTGCAGAACAAGGCTAATGCCAAGATTTTAAGGTCCGACAAGATCAAGGCCATGCGCGGTGTGATTTACGACCGTAATGGCATTCCGCTGGCGATCAGTACCCCGGTCATGCGTGTAGTGATTGATCCGCGAGACTATTTCGAGAATCAAGAACTCTACACCAAAACCATGAAAGAGCTCAAGAAAGATCCTGACAACCGCAAGCTGAAACGCCAGTTACCTGACAAAAACCTGAATCTGGATGAGCTTGCTGATGCCGTGGGCATGGATCGTGCCGAATTGCGCCGGAAAATGGACGAGCGTAAACGTTCCCGTTATCTAATCCTGAAAAAAGAAGTTCCGCCGCAACAGGCTGAGCTGATCATGAAGCGCAACTTCCAGGGCGTGTATACCGAGAAAAACTATAAGCGTTACTATCCGCAGCCACAGCCAAACTCGCAGATTATCGGCCTGACCAACAGTGAAGGCATGGGGGTTGAAGGCCTGGAAATGCAGCTGAATACCCGCTTGGCCGGTGTGGATGGTGAGCAGCAGATTGTGCGTGACAAGAAGGGTAACCGGATCAAGGATCCTGAAATCATCAAGGAAGTTGAAGCTGGGGAAAATATTACCCTGAGTATCGACTCGCGTCTGCAATACATTATGTATCGTGAACTGACTGCTGCAGGTGTGGCCAACAACGCCCGTTCAGCAACTGCGATTGCGGTGGATGTGAAGACTGGTGAAATTCTGGCGATGACCTCATGGCCATCCTATAACCCGAATGACAAGAATAGTGTCAGCAACAAGGATGCGATGCGTAACCGCGGTGCGATTGACTCCTTCGAACCCGGTTCAACAATGAAGCCCCTAACTGTCGCCATGGCACTGGAAAGTGGTAAATACACTGCCAATTCGGTAATTAATACCAGCCCGGGTAGTATGCGCGTGGGTAACCATACCATTCGTGATACGCATAACTATGGCCCATTGACGCTAGGTGGCATCATCCAGAAATCTTCCAACGTTGGGGTATCCAAAATTGCCCTGTCACTGCCATATGAAACTTTGCCAACTTTCTATAAGCGTTTAGGTTTCGGTCAGCGTTCAGCGGTGAAATTCCCGGGTGAAAGTGCCGGTCTGATCCTACCGCCAAGCAAGTGGAACGTTTCTGAAGTGGCAACCATGTCTTATGGTTATGGTCTGAATGCGACTGTGCTGCAACTGGCGGATGCCTATGCCATGATTGCTAACAAAGGCACCAAGGTACCATTAAGCCTGTATAAACTGGAAGAACAGCCAAAAGGCGAGCAGATTCTGGATCCAAAAATTGCTGAACAGGTCTTGCTGATGATGGAGTCCGTGACTTTGCCGGGTGGTACCGCACAGCAGGCCAATATTCCAGGTTATCGCGTCGCAGGTAAAACTGGTACTGCACATAAGCTGCGTGCCGACCGTAAGGGTTATTCGCAAAGTGAATACCGTGCCCTGTTTGCCGGTATTGCACCGGTGAGCGATCCACGTCTGGCAATGATCGTCGTGGTCGAAAATCCAACCGGGGCATATTATGGTGGTCTGGTGGCCGCGCCGGTATTTGCCCGTGTGATGCAAGAATCCTTGCGTTTATTGAATGTCCCATTGGACAAACCTTTAGAATCTCCCAAAGTCCAGTAA
- a CDS encoding UDP-N-acetylmuramoyl-L-alanyl-D-glutamate--2,6-diaminopimelate ligase: protein MSITFQDLYAVQDSAEWMRQSFQGFELDSRKVKLGQIFIALTSLSHPEKTAEYAKKALSLGALAVISEQDLGVAPALVVPNVRHLMGEWQRRYLQATQPVQQARILAVTGTNGKTTISRLVAELLMLQGRSCAVMGTTGNGILPNLEASSHTTLDALQLQNALHSYAQAGAEFASIEASSHGLVQGRLNGCDIEFAAYSNLSRDHLDYHKTLEAYAEAKSRLFKFESLKVAVINLDDAHAPVMIAAAQANPAQPKILTYSLSQAADYQVTDIQYSISGAEFKLITAQGEFAVHSPLLGHFNVENLVASLIVAEQVGPDLQQLIATVPQLKGAPGRMQVIRDGERLFVVDYAHTPDALTQVLLTLKRHVNNKLWAVFGCGGDRDRGKRPLMTQAALDGSDIAVLTSDNPRTEDPNQIFADMKQGIDFSGKTYQEIHDRREAIKFAVKHAQAGDIVVIAGKGHENYQEIDGVRHWFDDVVEVQGAIDAQHSNPDSAYPAQ from the coding sequence ATGTCAATTACATTTCAGGATCTCTACGCCGTTCAAGATAGCGCTGAATGGATGCGACAATCCTTTCAGGGTTTCGAGCTGGACAGCCGCAAAGTTAAACTGGGGCAAATTTTTATTGCCCTGACCAGTCTTTCTCATCCGGAGAAAACTGCAGAATATGCCAAAAAAGCCCTGTCTTTGGGTGCATTGGCGGTGATTTCCGAGCAGGATCTTGGTGTGGCTCCAGCACTGGTGGTACCGAATGTCCGTCACCTGATGGGGGAATGGCAGAGGCGTTATCTGCAAGCGACTCAACCGGTTCAGCAAGCCCGTATTCTGGCGGTGACCGGCACTAATGGTAAAACCACAATTTCCCGTCTGGTCGCAGAACTACTGATGTTGCAAGGCAGGTCTTGTGCAGTGATGGGAACTACGGGTAACGGGATCTTGCCGAATCTGGAAGCTTCTTCACATACCACACTGGATGCGCTGCAACTGCAAAATGCCTTACATAGTTATGCACAGGCGGGTGCTGAATTTGCTTCGATTGAAGCGAGTTCACATGGTTTGGTACAAGGCCGTTTAAATGGCTGCGATATTGAATTTGCGGCTTACAGTAACCTGAGTCGTGATCATCTAGACTATCACAAAACGCTGGAAGCTTATGCTGAAGCCAAATCGCGTTTATTCAAGTTTGAATCACTGAAAGTTGCAGTGATTAATCTGGATGATGCGCATGCACCGGTGATGATTGCAGCAGCTCAAGCCAATCCGGCACAGCCAAAAATCTTAACCTATTCACTATCGCAAGCAGCTGACTATCAGGTAACAGATATTCAGTACAGTATTTCGGGTGCTGAATTTAAACTGATCACTGCACAAGGTGAATTTGCCGTACATAGTCCATTGCTGGGTCATTTTAATGTAGAAAATCTGGTGGCAAGCCTGATTGTGGCAGAGCAGGTAGGTCCGGATTTACAGCAACTGATTGCCACTGTGCCACAGCTTAAAGGGGCACCAGGCCGTATGCAGGTGATTCGTGATGGCGAACGTCTGTTTGTGGTGGATTATGCACATACGCCAGATGCTCTGACTCAGGTGCTGCTGACCTTAAAACGCCATGTGAATAACAAGCTTTGGGCAGTATTTGGTTGTGGTGGAGATCGTGACCGTGGTAAACGCCCATTGATGACCCAAGCGGCGCTGGATGGTTCAGATATTGCGGTGCTGACTTCGGACAATCCAAGGACTGAAGATCCAAACCAGATTTTTGCTGACATGAAGCAGGGAATCGATTTTTCGGGAAAAACCTATCAGGAAATCCATGACCGCCGTGAAGCAATCAAGTTTGCAGTGAAACATGCGCAAGCAGGTGATATTGTAGTGATTGCCGGTAAAGGGCATGAAAACTATCAGGAAATTGATGGCGTGCGTCACTGGTTTGATGATGTGGTGGAAGTGCAAGGGGCAATTGATGCCCAGCACAGCAACCCGGATTCAGCTTACCCAGCGCAGTAA
- the murF gene encoding UDP-N-acetylmuramoyl-tripeptide--D-alanyl-D-alanine ligase, which produces MHTSTTSTVPLVPWTAEQLQQATQGYWLNDKQPEGEIKRILMDSRDAEAGDAFLALKGERFDAHDFVAQVAAKGCQVAIVDHPIEADIFQLVVDDTRQALGRLGAYRRQQNSQLKVIALTGSSGKTTTKEMLGSILSRLAPTLVTRGNLNNDLGVPVMLLELRPEHQYAVMELGASHQGEIDYTAGLVQPHVAGIINIGTAHLGEFGGRDGICRAKSEIYSHISETSIIPAADDYAEQICAAVKTEKTLSFGQGGEVYATDVELHPQSATFTLNTPQGSKTVNLPFAGEHNVQNATAAAAFSLAIGISLDNIVTGLEQAVGAKGRLNFIKHKGYLFIDDTYNANPNSMRAAADVLAQQEGIRIMVTGDIGELGNSAAIEHYKLGRDLVSVKGLNFVVAVGEFAPAAQEGARSTQYGKKMQAFLNQEQALPFLISLIETHQPQPMSFLFKGSRFTHMETLMAALMEKL; this is translated from the coding sequence ATGCATACTTCAACCACCAGTACCGTGCCTTTAGTGCCCTGGACTGCAGAACAATTACAGCAGGCGACTCAAGGCTACTGGCTGAATGACAAACAGCCTGAAGGTGAAATCAAACGTATCCTGATGGATTCCCGTGACGCTGAAGCGGGTGATGCTTTTCTGGCCCTGAAAGGTGAACGCTTTGATGCCCATGATTTTGTAGCTCAAGTCGCTGCAAAAGGCTGTCAGGTCGCAATTGTCGATCATCCTATTGAAGCCGATATTTTCCAGTTGGTTGTAGATGATACCCGTCAGGCTTTAGGTCGTCTGGGTGCTTACCGTCGTCAGCAGAATTCACAACTGAAAGTGATTGCGTTGACTGGTAGTAGTGGCAAGACTACGACTAAGGAAATGCTCGGTAGTATCCTGTCTCGTCTGGCACCAACTTTGGTCACTCGCGGTAACTTGAATAATGATCTGGGTGTGCCAGTCATGTTGCTGGAGTTACGTCCTGAGCATCAATATGCGGTGATGGAACTGGGTGCTAGCCATCAGGGTGAAATTGATTACACCGCGGGTCTGGTACAGCCGCATGTCGCAGGTATTATCAATATCGGTACAGCTCACTTGGGTGAATTCGGTGGCCGTGATGGGATCTGCCGTGCCAAGTCAGAAATCTATTCCCATATTTCCGAAACCTCGATTATTCCTGCTGCAGATGACTATGCTGAACAGATTTGTGCGGCAGTCAAAACTGAAAAAACCTTAAGTTTTGGTCAGGGTGGGGAAGTCTATGCAACGGATGTAGAGCTACATCCACAGTCAGCGACTTTTACCCTAAATACACCGCAAGGCAGTAAGACTGTAAATTTACCTTTTGCTGGTGAGCATAATGTGCAGAATGCGACCGCAGCAGCGGCTTTCTCTTTGGCGATTGGGATCAGTCTGGATAATATCGTCACTGGTCTGGAACAGGCTGTCGGTGCCAAAGGCCGTCTAAACTTTATCAAGCATAAAGGTTATCTGTTTATTGATGATACCTATAATGCCAATCCAAACTCGATGCGTGCTGCGGCTGATGTACTGGCACAGCAAGAAGGCATTCGCATCATGGTCACTGGTGATATTGGTGAGTTAGGTAATTCTGCGGCAATTGAGCATTACAAGCTTGGTCGCGATCTGGTTTCGGTAAAGGGCCTGAACTTTGTGGTCGCTGTGGGTGAATTTGCCCCGGCTGCACAGGAAGGTGCCCGTAGTACACAATATGGCAAGAAAATGCAAGCGTTCCTGAATCAGGAACAGGCATTGCCGTTCTTAATTAGTTTGATTGAAACACATCAACCCCAGCCGATGTCATTCCTGTTCAAAGGTTCACGTTTTACCCATATGGAAACATTGATGGCTGCATTGATGGAGAAACTCTAA
- the mraY gene encoding phospho-N-acetylmuramoyl-pentapeptide-transferase: protein MLLWLFEQLAGYDSTFQVVRYLTLRALLSVLTALTIGLVLGPVMIRKLQALKYGQAVSSFAPENHAKKMGTPTMGGVLILLSIGISTLLWADLSNPYVWIVLAVMVIFGAVGWADDWIKIRYKDNAGLPARKKFFWTSVGSLGAGIALYVIAQQQPNSVVTANMLDVLIPFFKDHSIPLSVIPLGIGFIIFTYFVINGASNAVNLTDGLDGLAIMPIVLVAAGLGVFAYLAGDVRFATYLHIPYVKYSSELVVICAAMIGAGLAFLWFNAHPAQVFMGDVGALSLGAMLGTIAVMVRQEIVFAIMAGVFLVEAVSVFLQIGSLRMRNKRVFLMAPLHHHYEKKGWRETQVVIRFWIITIMLVVLGLMTLKLR, encoded by the coding sequence ATGCTGTTATGGCTATTTGAACAACTGGCGGGCTATGACAGCACGTTCCAGGTGGTTCGTTATTTAACCTTACGTGCTTTGCTCAGTGTTCTGACGGCATTGACCATTGGTCTGGTGCTGGGTCCGGTGATGATCCGTAAATTACAGGCACTGAAATATGGTCAGGCGGTGAGTTCATTTGCGCCTGAGAACCATGCCAAGAAAATGGGGACACCAACCATGGGTGGTGTGCTGATTCTTTTATCGATTGGTATCTCAACTCTACTATGGGCAGATTTATCCAATCCATACGTATGGATTGTGCTGGCTGTGATGGTGATCTTTGGCGCCGTTGGTTGGGCAGATGACTGGATCAAGATCCGTTATAAGGACAATGCTGGTCTGCCTGCACGCAAGAAATTCTTCTGGACCTCTGTCGGCTCATTGGGCGCAGGTATAGCACTCTACGTAATTGCACAGCAGCAGCCAAATTCAGTCGTAACGGCCAATATGTTGGATGTCCTGATCCCATTCTTTAAGGATCACAGTATTCCGCTCTCTGTTATTCCTCTGGGTATCGGCTTCATTATCTTTACTTATTTTGTGATTAATGGTGCATCCAATGCGGTGAACCTGACCGATGGTCTGGATGGTCTGGCAATTATGCCGATCGTGCTGGTGGCTGCTGGCTTAGGCGTCTTTGCTTACTTGGCGGGTGATGTGCGTTTCGCGACATATCTGCATATTCCCTACGTCAAATACTCCTCTGAACTTGTGGTGATCTGTGCTGCAATGATTGGTGCCGGTCTGGCATTCTTGTGGTTTAATGCTCATCCAGCCCAAGTATTTATGGGGGATGTCGGTGCCTTATCGCTGGGTGCGATGCTCGGTACCATCGCGGTGATGGTTCGTCAAGAAATCGTCTTTGCGATTATGGCGGGCGTGTTTCTGGTCGAAGCGGTATCTGTGTTCCTGCAAATCGGCTCATTGCGTATGCGGAATAAGCGTGTGTTCCTGATGGCACCGCTGCATCACCATTATGAAAAGAAAGGCTGGCGTGAAACCCAAGTGGTGATCCGTTTCTGGATTATTACAATTATGCTGGTAGTTTTGGGTCTAATGACCTTAAAATTACGTTAA